The Narcine bancroftii isolate sNarBan1 chromosome 6, sNarBan1.hap1, whole genome shotgun sequence genome window below encodes:
- the LOC138737580 gene encoding histone H4, with amino-acid sequence MSGRGKGGKGLGKGGAKRHRKVLRDNIQGITKPAIRRLARRGGVKRISGLIYEETRGVLKVFLENVIRDAVTYTEHAKRKTVTAMDVVYALKRQGRTLYGFGG; translated from the coding sequence ATGTCAGGCAGAGGGAAAGGAGGTAAAGGACTGGGCAAAGGCGGAGCCAAGCGCCACCGTAAAGTTCTCCGTGATAACATCCAGGGCATCACCAAACCCGCCATCCGCCGCCTGGCTCGGCGTGGCGGGGTCAAGCGCATCTCGGGGCTGATCTACGAGGAGACCCGCGGGGTGCTGAAGGTTTTCCTGGAGAACGTGATCAGGGATGCGGTCACCTACACCGAGCACGCCAAGCGCAAGACGGTCACCGCCATGGATGTGGTGTACGCTCTGAAACGCCAGGGCCGCACTCTCTATGGCTTCGGCGGCTGA